A window of Dissulfurirhabdus thermomarina contains these coding sequences:
- a CDS encoding septal ring lytic transglycosylase RlpA family protein, with protein sequence MLAAGPAGCGYTRPGAGAAVEVLPGGDTGTQRPYRAFGKVYRPLASARGYRAEGVASWYGPDFHGRRTANGETYDMHALTAAHRTLPMGTRVRVVNLDNGRSVVVRINDRGPFVRGRIIDLSYAAARKLGMIGPGTARVRIEALAPAGPAPGRGGVTTAGGGPKAPPVSTPSPAAGPGRVFYVQVATFQDRAKARKLQAELAATFRGVEVVALRRDGATFYRVQVLAATTLEGAKQFESQLARMGYEAAFVVRR encoded by the coding sequence GTGCTCGCCGCCGGCCCGGCCGGATGCGGCTACACCCGGCCGGGCGCCGGGGCGGCCGTGGAGGTCTTGCCGGGTGGCGACACCGGGACCCAGCGCCCCTACCGCGCCTTCGGCAAGGTCTACCGGCCCCTGGCCTCGGCCCGGGGCTACCGCGCCGAGGGGGTGGCCTCGTGGTACGGGCCGGACTTCCACGGCCGCCGGACCGCCAACGGTGAGACCTACGACATGCACGCCCTTACCGCCGCCCACCGGACACTTCCCATGGGTACCCGGGTCCGGGTGGTGAACCTCGACAACGGGCGCTCGGTGGTGGTCCGGATCAACGACCGGGGGCCCTTCGTCCGCGGCCGCATCATCGACCTGAGCTACGCGGCCGCCCGGAAGCTCGGCATGATCGGCCCCGGCACCGCCCGGGTGCGCATCGAGGCCCTGGCGCCCGCCGGGCCCGCCCCCGGCCGGGGAGGGGTGACCACGGCCGGGGGCGGGCCGAAGGCGCCGCCGGTTTCCACTCCCTCCCCGGCCGCCGGCCCGGGCCGGGTCTTCTACGTCCAGGTCGCCACCTTCCAGGACCGGGCAAAGGCCCGGAAACTCCAGGCGGAGCTGGCCGCCACCTTCCGGGGGGTCGAGGTGGTGGCCCTCCGGCGGGACGGGGCTACCTTCTACCGGGTCCAGGTCTTGGCGGCCACCACCCTGGAGGGGGCGAAGCAGTTCGAGTCACAGCTGGCCCGGATGGGCTACGAGGCCGCCTTCGTGGTCCGGCGGTGA